Proteins found in one Nostoc sp. NIES-3756 genomic segment:
- a CDS encoding four helix bundle protein: protein MANCEVRSYRDLIVWQESMNLAEACYQLTMTFPKEELYGMTSQIRRSAASIPANISECYGREYRAEYIQFLRIAQGSLKELETHLLLSSRPKVKLTDTQTVTPILNQCESVGRLLRALIRSLQNKGSRE from the coding sequence ATGGCAAATTGTGAAGTTCGTTCTTATCGAGATTTGATTGTTTGGCAAGAGAGCATGAATTTAGCTGAAGCTTGCTATCAATTAACGATGACTTTCCCAAAAGAAGAACTTTATGGGATGACTTCACAAATTCGTCGTTCTGCTGCATCAATTCCTGCCAATATTTCGGAATGTTACGGACGAGAGTACCGTGCAGAATATATTCAATTTCTCCGAATAGCACAAGGCTCACTTAAAGAATTGGAAACTCACCTTTTACTCTCATCTAGACCAAAAGTCAAACTGACAGATACACAAACAGTCACGCCTATTCTAAACCAATGTGAATCTGTAGGTAGATTACTCCGCGCTTTAATTCGCTCTTTACAAAATAAAGGAAGTAGGGAGTAA